From the genome of Psychroserpens ponticola, one region includes:
- the nhaC gene encoding Na+/H+ antiporter NhaC translates to MQEDDNISEFKADKQNIVKNKELNIFEALIPVVILMSLLAYNIFFVEDQEWLGGYTNQLILLIGGFVAMIGGFLNKVSLSLMIKEVWENLKSVFVPIMILFLVGALAGTWLVSGVIPAMVYYGLQVLSPEIFLPASVVIAAVISIATGSSWTTSATVGIALVGIGTALGINPGMIAGAVISGAYFGDKMSPLSDTTNLAPAMAGTDLFTHIRYMTITTIPTIVITLIVFAIISMNINTTGSADISSLLSSIDNTFNISPWLFLVPGVVIALILLKTKPLIALGTGVILAGFFAFIFQPEVLSNLSESKFGAVINSALTDTSIETDNEKLNDLFSSGGLKGMLWTIYLILCAMVFGGIMDAIGALSRITQVLLSVATTIFGLFASTVISCLGLNAIASDQYLAIVIPGKMFKKAYDDKGLAPENLSRTLEDAGTVTSVLIPWNTCGAYQSGVLGVGVGEYFAYAIFNWLSPFTTLLFAAFRIKIKMLKSK, encoded by the coding sequence ATGCAAGAGGACGATAACATTTCCGAATTCAAAGCTGATAAACAAAACATTGTTAAAAACAAAGAGCTCAATATTTTTGAAGCACTTATTCCTGTTGTAATTTTAATGAGCTTATTAGCTTATAATATCTTTTTTGTTGAAGATCAAGAATGGTTAGGAGGCTACACAAATCAGCTTATTTTATTGATTGGCGGTTTTGTTGCAATGATTGGTGGTTTTTTGAATAAAGTTTCACTATCGCTCATGATTAAAGAAGTTTGGGAAAACCTTAAAAGTGTTTTTGTCCCAATCATGATTTTATTTTTAGTTGGTGCATTAGCAGGAACCTGGTTGGTAAGTGGTGTAATTCCTGCGATGGTCTATTATGGTTTACAAGTATTAAGTCCTGAAATATTTTTACCAGCTTCTGTAGTAATTGCAGCAGTGATTTCAATAGCAACTGGTAGTTCTTGGACGACTTCAGCAACTGTTGGCATAGCTTTAGTTGGCATAGGAACCGCTTTAGGTATAAATCCTGGTATGATTGCAGGCGCTGTAATTTCGGGTGCCTATTTTGGAGATAAAATGTCGCCTTTAAGTGATACAACTAACCTTGCTCCTGCAATGGCTGGAACAGATTTGTTTACACATATTAGATATATGACAATAACAACAATTCCAACAATAGTGATTACGCTAATTGTATTTGCTATTATAAGTATGAATATCAATACTACTGGAAGTGCAGATATTAGTAGCTTATTAAGCTCAATCGACAATACGTTTAATATTTCGCCTTGGTTATTTTTAGTGCCTGGAGTTGTTATTGCTTTGATTCTTTTAAAGACAAAACCATTAATTGCGCTTGGAACTGGTGTCATTTTAGCAGGATTTTTTGCTTTTATTTTTCAGCCTGAGGTTTTAAGCAATCTTTCTGAATCAAAATTTGGAGCTGTAATTAATTCTGCATTAACAGATACTAGCATTGAAACTGATAATGAAAAACTTAATGATTTATTTTCTTCTGGAGGATTGAAAGGTATGCTTTGGACCATATATCTCATACTTTGTGCTATGGTTTTTGGAGGTATTATGGATGCTATAGGAGCGCTTTCAAGAATTACACAAGTTTTATTATCAGTTGCGACTACAATTTTCGGATTATTTGCCAGTACAGTTATTAGTTGTTTAGGATTAAATGCAATTGCATCTGATCAATATTTAGCAATAGTAATTCCTGGAAAGATGTTCAAGAAAGCTTATGATGATAAAGGATTAGCTCCTGAAAATTTAAGTAGAACATTAGAAGACGCTGGAACAGTGACTTCGGTTTTAATTCCGTGGAATACCTGTGGAGCTTATCAATCTGGTGTTTTAGGTGTTGGTGTTGGTGAATATTTTGCGTACGCGATATTTAACTGGCTAAGTCCATTTACTACATTATTATTTGCTGCCTTTAGGATTAAAATTAAAATGCTAAAATCGAAATAG
- a CDS encoding putative signal transducing protein translates to MNTSEYTKVYYGNFILVTRVKDELEHLGIVPIVKDEGESQRLAGYASMNQGFQEVFVHNDELKQALEIVNRVKSEMEATS, encoded by the coding sequence ATGAACACTTCAGAATACACAAAAGTTTATTACGGCAATTTTATTTTAGTTACTCGTGTAAAAGATGAATTAGAACATTTAGGTATTGTTCCTATTGTAAAAGACGAAGGTGAATCGCAACGCTTAGCAGGATACGCATCTATGAATCAAGGATTTCAAGAAGTCTTTGTACATAATGATGAATTAAAGCAAGCACTTGAAATTGTAAATCGAGTAAAATCTGAGATGGAAGCGACTTCTTAA
- a CDS encoding thioredoxin family protein produces MIQELEQDNLQDIINSNDTVIVQYSATWCGNCRIMKPKFKKLASENEGITFVIADAEKFPESRKLATVDNLPTFATFKAGAFKNQVQTNKFDVLKELVEEVV; encoded by the coding sequence ATGATTCAAGAATTAGAACAAGACAATTTACAAGACATAATTAATAGTAATGATACTGTTATTGTGCAATATTCTGCAACATGGTGTGGTAACTGTAGAATAATGAAACCAAAATTCAAGAAATTAGCTTCTGAAAACGAAGGTATAACTTTTGTGATTGCAGATGCTGAAAAATTTCCTGAATCTAGAAAATTAGCAACTGTAGATAATTTACCAACGTTTGCTACTTTTAAAGCTGGTGCGTTTAAAAATCAGGTTCAGACGAATAAATTTGATGTACTTAAAGAACTTGTTGAAGAAGTCGTATAA
- a CDS encoding DUF6952 family protein, translated as MKLPVIKQLTQFIEDNDEDFVLETIETLENLTEVSSLKDEELDVIGELISNMYGAIEVNKMIKDGTPKKEALNNFMQRVLGSIDK; from the coding sequence ATGAAACTACCTGTAATTAAACAATTGACACAATTCATTGAAGATAACGATGAAGATTTTGTTCTAGAGACGATTGAAACTCTAGAAAATCTTACTGAAGTTTCGTCATTAAAAGATGAAGAACTCGATGTTATTGGAGAACTCATTTCTAATATGTATGGAGCTATAGAAGTTAACAAGATGATAAAAGATGGTACTCCAAAAAAAGAAGCATTAAATAACTTTATGCAACGTGTTTTGGGTTCTATAGACAAATAA
- a CDS encoding peroxiredoxin, which produces MALVGKQFPNLNVDAMNDMGDTFKVNVLEEAKNNNKKVVLFWYPKDFTFVCPTELHAFQAAVGEFEKRNTIVIGASCDTPEVHFAWLSTSKDNGGIEGVTYPILADSNRNLSSILGILDIQNEVYDEATGTVQVEGDNVTYRATYIIDEEGTVQHESINNMPLGRNVNEYLRLIDALTHVQEKGEVCPANWEEGKDAMAPNAKGTAEYLASH; this is translated from the coding sequence ATGGCATTAGTAGGAAAACAATTCCCTAACCTTAACGTTGACGCAATGAACGATATGGGAGACACTTTCAAAGTAAACGTTCTTGAAGAAGCAAAAAACAATAATAAAAAAGTAGTTCTTTTTTGGTATCCAAAAGATTTCACTTTTGTTTGTCCAACTGAACTTCACGCATTTCAAGCTGCAGTTGGTGAATTCGAAAAAAGAAACACAATTGTAATTGGTGCATCTTGTGATACTCCAGAAGTACACTTTGCATGGTTAAGTACTTCCAAAGACAATGGAGGAATTGAAGGTGTTACCTACCCTATTCTTGCAGATAGTAATAGAAACTTATCTAGTATCTTAGGTATTTTAGATATCCAAAACGAAGTTTACGACGAAGCAACTGGAACGGTTCAAGTTGAAGGCGATAATGTAACATACAGAGCGACTTACATCATTGATGAAGAAGGAACCGTTCAGCACGAAAGCATAAACAATATGCCTTTAGGTAGAAATGTAAATGAGTATTTAAGATTAATTGATGCTTTAACTCACGTACAAGAAAAAGGTGAAGTTTGCCCAGCAAATTGGGAAGAAGGAAAAGATGCAATGGCACCAAATGCTAAAGGTACTGCTGAATATTTAGCATCTCACTAA